In one Drosophila albomicans strain 15112-1751.03 chromosome X, ASM965048v2, whole genome shotgun sequence genomic region, the following are encoded:
- the LOC117564936 gene encoding uncharacterized protein LOC117564936 isoform X2, with the protein MDKLNALIPCCGGKDAKLFEKTELQKLNEKETINASADGSPLTTIIKTTTPTTTTNAGQQQQRHSQPELEHHGIVGVVAPTARSPRPLSEANNCDASIEAPKFANDSTSTAAQHQQQGENNKRASSNSNSQDTASAGSGSGGSSSGAGTGSSSTASVNAVNANGERKRALAKHQRPLTRYLPIFSPDLNLRHHIETAGHQIDLCPHVFVDAQSCRGYLHKLGATFHAWSRRWFVLDRQRSALIYYSDKSERKPRGGAYFSTIDEVYLDHLNASKSGRPHCTFIVKTKKRSYNLQAASDAAARIWIDAIITGAQGNLDY; encoded by the exons ATGGATAAGCTAAATGCGCTGATTCCATGCTG CGGCGGCAAAGATGCCAAACTCTTTGAGAAGACCGAATTGCAGAAGCTCAACGAAAAGGAAACAATTAATGCGTCAGCTGATGGCAGTccattaacaacaataataaagaccacaacaccaacaacaacaacaaatgccgGCCAACAACAG CAACGTCACTCGCAACCGGAACTGGAGCATCATGGCATTGTAGGCGTTGTGGCGCCCACAGCACGCAGTCCACGTCCGCTGTCCGAGGCGAACAACTGTGATGCCTCGATTGAGGCACCTAAATTTGCCAATGACAgcacatcaacagcagcgcaacatcaacagcaaggCGAGAACAACAAGCGAgccagcagcaatagcaactcACAGGATACGGCATCAgcgggcagcggcagcgggggcagcagcagcggcgccggtaccggcagcagcagcacagccaGCGTCAATGCGGTGAATGCGAATGGGGAACGGAAACGTGCGCTCGCCAAGCATCAGCGTCCCTTGACACGCTACCTGCCCATCTTCTCGCCGGATCTGAATCTGCGGCATCACATCGAAACAGCTGGCCATCAAATCGATCTATGTCCGCATGTGTTTGTCGATGCACAAAGTTGTCGCGG TTACCTGCACAAATTGGGCGCCACGTTTCATGCGTGGTCACGTCGTTGGTTTGTTCTCGATCGTCAGCGCAGTGCACTCATCTATTATTCGGACAAATCGGAGCGCAAGCCAAGAGGAGGCGCCTACTTTTCG ACCATTGATGAGGTGTATCTGGATCATTTGAATGCCTCGAAGAGCGGTCGACCGCATTGCACATTCATTGTGAAGACGAAGAAGCGCAGCTACAATCTACAGGCTGCATCCGATGCAGCGGCACGCATTTGGATTGATGCCATCATAACCGGAGCCCAGGGCAATTTGGACTATTGA
- the LOC117564936 gene encoding pleckstrin homology-like domain family B member 2 isoform X3, which translates to MSVWMTYVQHRRMDANARQRTELYYLQRHSQPELEHHGIVGVVAPTARSPRPLSEANNCDASIEAPKFANDSTSTAAQHQQQGENNKRASSNSNSQDTASAGSGSGGSSSGAGTGSSSTASVNAVNANGERKRALAKHQRPLTRYLPIFSPDLNLRHHIETAGHQIDLCPHVFVDAQSCRGYLHKLGATFHAWSRRWFVLDRQRSALIYYSDKSERKPRGGAYFSTIDEVYLDHLNASKSGRPHCTFIVKTKKRSYNLQAASDAAARIWIDAIITGAQGNLDY; encoded by the exons ATGTCCGTCTGGATGACATATGTGCAGCATCGTCGCATGGATGCGAATGCACGACAACGCACAGAACTCTATTATCTA CAACGTCACTCGCAACCGGAACTGGAGCATCATGGCATTGTAGGCGTTGTGGCGCCCACAGCACGCAGTCCACGTCCGCTGTCCGAGGCGAACAACTGTGATGCCTCGATTGAGGCACCTAAATTTGCCAATGACAgcacatcaacagcagcgcaacatcaacagcaaggCGAGAACAACAAGCGAgccagcagcaatagcaactcACAGGATACGGCATCAgcgggcagcggcagcgggggcagcagcagcggcgccggtaccggcagcagcagcacagccaGCGTCAATGCGGTGAATGCGAATGGGGAACGGAAACGTGCGCTCGCCAAGCATCAGCGTCCCTTGACACGCTACCTGCCCATCTTCTCGCCGGATCTGAATCTGCGGCATCACATCGAAACAGCTGGCCATCAAATCGATCTATGTCCGCATGTGTTTGTCGATGCACAAAGTTGTCGCGG TTACCTGCACAAATTGGGCGCCACGTTTCATGCGTGGTCACGTCGTTGGTTTGTTCTCGATCGTCAGCGCAGTGCACTCATCTATTATTCGGACAAATCGGAGCGCAAGCCAAGAGGAGGCGCCTACTTTTCG ACCATTGATGAGGTGTATCTGGATCATTTGAATGCCTCGAAGAGCGGTCGACCGCATTGCACATTCATTGTGAAGACGAAGAAGCGCAGCTACAATCTACAGGCTGCATCCGATGCAGCGGCACGCATTTGGATTGATGCCATCATAACCGGAGCCCAGGGCAATTTGGACTATTGA
- the LOC117564936 gene encoding pleckstrin homology-like domain family B member 1 isoform X1: protein MSLTKKDPSLRVAASDPHLVSLGGGRLSTAVTIHYIHIGDTTIGSAPSCSISLNGSGVRPLHCTIYRSDSNEVTIVPEPEARLLIDGAHIEGEEVKLSQGAMITIGNSNYLRFNNPDEAQMMRSAMGSNERISMPHIDFTQQSTQSQSQSRHEARERELESFYESIINPFKHNETAPEMNMHGVQCPKVFSSDLVTVNMPARDVLGQKYASFARNLAENHRSDKQLNNQYAKNQLPGGSNVNGIGHNAGYCNVPSNAAIFKQQQQQAQAQHPQSQSVPAAELLTKVNNVGYDRYPKPGTYTAGGLQIYAMNGINTELNSGVELEDMLKICTEYADRQQEQQREREREREHNSSSNHGMHNASSGNANGSSITSSPIVQNRIKTNGSLPRDKKSPFQQHASAGGSSSNLALVSSTSGYENVRLLGPNRVEINGQLHVSSAASASNSNSTAAAVATSTAGSGATNSNHESGTGGGGKYVPQSPRTKIRTNCMSPKKDVSFGNAFAASQQSTPVAAVVKPPLAPKPPPPNQQRDYEQLFKSFERKQQLEQQEQRQVQVQMTPAKRTNKNINNLTLKLNESETMHQASPKPSRKPAPAPRSINAEQRQRRELLQRRKQLKRELAELPPNTEHIEVEPSDHQSLTSRPSTPRQQLQALQNRIHRLEAQRNATRVMEENQQAKLKQSIEMKQDQLNKLRAMLKQKPNNACLKEELEHVCESLDSDRKNFEDLEFQYFEEESEHHACHEELKRQEQRLTLESELASLGIQLGPDEPGEESTTAATTTTTTPSHSGRSSPVANGNNSSGSSSSNLINGVMSQSLFGSAELLCPKRRNDDDLMSKSVNENMFYNNNKIELPHGGDHNKVTTSTPKRPPLQIYDAGSCEQISFNLSLRSDRFEVNPLERRVPSQDDIDRSCKVANDAPISTSQGASTKIFDSIKEIERNRKLLLAQQGHQVIEHERQKIYDLKKKSHDEARTQYLRSTQQTTTEAPQSPQLPHAPLNANGGKDAKLFEKTELQKLNEKETINASADGSPLTTIIKTTTPTTTTNAGQQQQRHSQPELEHHGIVGVVAPTARSPRPLSEANNCDASIEAPKFANDSTSTAAQHQQQGENNKRASSNSNSQDTASAGSGSGGSSSGAGTGSSSTASVNAVNANGERKRALAKHQRPLTRYLPIFSPDLNLRHHIETAGHQIDLCPHVFVDAQSCRGYLHKLGATFHAWSRRWFVLDRQRSALIYYSDKSERKPRGGAYFSTIDEVYLDHLNASKSGRPHCTFIVKTKKRSYNLQAASDAAARIWIDAIITGAQGNLDY, encoded by the exons ATGTCATTGACGAAAAAGGATCCATCGCTGCGAGTTGCCGCCTCGGATCCACATTTGGTTAGCTTAGGAGGCGGTCGCCTGAGCACCGCCGTCACCATCCACTACATACATATTG gTGACACGACCATCGGATCGGCGCCAAGCTGCAGCATCTCATTGAACGGGAGCGGAGTGCGTCCGCTGCACTGCACCATCTAtcgcagcgacagcaacgagGTGACGATTGTCCCCGAGCCAGAGGCGCGTCTGTTGATCGACGGGGCGCACATCGAGGGCGAGGAGGTGAAACTGAGCCAGGGTGCCATGATCACCATTGGCAATTCGAATTATCTGCGCTTCAACAATCCCGACGAGGCGCAAATGATGCGCTCCGCCATGGGCTCCAACGAGCGCATCTCAATGCCCCACATCGATTTCACGCAACAGTCGACGcaatcgcagtcgcaatcgcgTCACGAGGCCCGCGAGCGAGAGCTGGAGAGCTTCTACGAGAGCATCATCAATCCCTTCAAGCACAACGAGACGGCGCCCGAGATGAATATGCATGGTGTGCAGTGTCCAAAGGTGTTTAGTTCCGATCTGGTCACCGTGAATATGCCGGCACGCGATGTTCTCGGCCAGAAGTATGCGAGCTTTGCCCGTAATCTCGCCGAGAATCATCGCAGCGACAAGCAGCTGAACAATCAGTATGCCAAAAATCAATTGCCAGGCGGTAGCAATGTGAATGGCATTGGCCACAATGCCGGCTACTGCAATGTGCCCAGCAATGCGGCGATCttcaagcaacagcagcagcaagcgcAGGCACAACATCCACAGTCACAATCTGTGCCCGCTGCCGAGCTGCTGACTAAGGTGAACAATGTGGGCTACGATCGCTATCCCAAGCCGGGCACCTATACGGCGGGCGGTCTGCAGATCTATGCGATGAATGGCATCAACACGGAGCTCAACAGCGGCGTCGAGCTGGAGGATATGCTAAAGATATGCACCGAATACGCGGATCgtcagcaggagcagcagcgaGAGCGGGAACGTGAACGTgagcacaacagcagcagtaatcATGGCATGCACAATGCCTCGTCCGGCAATGCGaatggcagcagcatcacCTCGTCGCCCATTGTCCAGAATCGGATCAAGACAAACGGTTCGTTGCCGCGCGACAAGAAGTCACCGTTCCAGCAGCATGCCAGCgccggcggcagcagcagcaatctgGCCTTGGTTAGCAGCACCTCGGGCTATGAGAATGTGCGTCTGCTGGGTCCGAATCGTGTCGAGATCAATGGCCAGCTGCACGTGTCCTCCGCTGCTTCAGcttccaactccaactcgactgctgctgctgttgcaacatcAACTGCCGGCAGCGGCGCAACAAACTCGAATCATGAAAGTGGAACGGGCGGCGGCGGTAAATATGTGCCACAAAGTCCACGCACCAAAATACGAACCAATTGCATGTCACCCAAGAAGGATGTGTCCTTTGGCAATGCCTTTGCCGCATCGCAGCAATCGACGCCGGTTGCAGCTGTGGTTAAGCCACCGCTGGCCCCAAAGCCACCGCCTCCGAATCAACAGCGCGACTACGAGCAGCTCTTCAAGTCGTTCGAACGCAAACAGCAACTGGAGCAGCAGGAACAGCGTCAGGTGCAAGTGCAAATGACGCCAGCGAAGCGCACCAACAAGAATATCAACAATCTCACCCTCAAGCTCAACGAATCAGAAACAATGCATCAGGCCTCGCCCAAACCCAGTCGAAAGCCAGCGCCAGCGCCGCGTAGCATCAATGCGGAGCAGCGACAACGTCGTGAGCTGCTCCAGCGTCGCAAGCAGCTCAAACGCGAGTTGGCCGAACTGCCGCCAAACACCGAACATATCGAG GTGGAACCAAGTGATCATCAGTCGCTGACGTCGCGACCCAGCACGCcgaggcagcagctgcaggcaCTGCAGAATCGCATTCATCGCCTGGAGGCGCAACGCAATGCCACGCGGGTGATGGAGGAGAATCAACAGGCGAAGCTCAAGCAGTCCATTGAAATGAAGCAGGATCAGCTCAATAA ACTGCGCGCAATGCTGAAGCAAAAGCCGAACAATGCCTGCCTCAAAGAGGAGCTGGAGCACGTGTGCGAATCCCTCGACAGCGATCGTAAGAACTTCGAGGATCTCGAATTTCAATACTTTGAGGAGGAGTCAGAGCATCATGCGTGCCACGAGGAACTAAAGCGACAAGAGCAGCGTTTAACACTCGAATCTGAGCTGGCATCTTTGGGCATACAGCTGGGACCCGACGAACCCGGCGAGGAGtccacaacagcagcgacgacgacaacaacaacgccgtCGCACAGTGGACGCAGTTCACCCGttgccaatggcaacaacagcagcggaagcagcagcagcaatctgATTAATGGTGTGATGTCGCAATCGCTCTTTGGCTCAGCGGAATTGCTTTGCCCGAAGCGACGCAACGATGACGATTTAATGTCGAAGAGTGTCAACGAGAACATGTtctacaacaataataagatCGAATTGCCTCACGGTGGTGATCATAATAAGGTGACCACAAGCACACCCAAACGTCCGCCATTGCAGATCTATGATGCGGGCAGCTGTGAACAGATTAGCTTCAATTTATCGCTGCGCAGCGATAGATTCGAGGTGAATCCGTTGGAACGTCGTGTGCCCTCGCAGGATGACATCGATCGCAGCTGCAAGGTGGCCAACGATGCACCCATCTCGACCAGCCAGGGCGCCAGCACAAAGATCTTTGACAGCATCAAAGAGATTGAACGCAATCGCAAGCTGCTGCTTGCCCAGCAAG GTCACCAGGTCATCGAGCACGAGCGTCAGAAGATCTATGACCTGAAGAAGAAAAGTCACGACGAGGCACGCACCCAATACTTGCGTTCCACGCAGCAGACAACGACAGAGGCACCGCAATCACCACAGCTGCCTCATGCCCCATTGAATGCCAA CGGCGGCAAAGATGCCAAACTCTTTGAGAAGACCGAATTGCAGAAGCTCAACGAAAAGGAAACAATTAATGCGTCAGCTGATGGCAGTccattaacaacaataataaagaccacaacaccaacaacaacaacaaatgccgGCCAACAACAG CAACGTCACTCGCAACCGGAACTGGAGCATCATGGCATTGTAGGCGTTGTGGCGCCCACAGCACGCAGTCCACGTCCGCTGTCCGAGGCGAACAACTGTGATGCCTCGATTGAGGCACCTAAATTTGCCAATGACAgcacatcaacagcagcgcaacatcaacagcaaggCGAGAACAACAAGCGAgccagcagcaatagcaactcACAGGATACGGCATCAgcgggcagcggcagcgggggcagcagcagcggcgccggtaccggcagcagcagcacagccaGCGTCAATGCGGTGAATGCGAATGGGGAACGGAAACGTGCGCTCGCCAAGCATCAGCGTCCCTTGACACGCTACCTGCCCATCTTCTCGCCGGATCTGAATCTGCGGCATCACATCGAAACAGCTGGCCATCAAATCGATCTATGTCCGCATGTGTTTGTCGATGCACAAAGTTGTCGCGG TTACCTGCACAAATTGGGCGCCACGTTTCATGCGTGGTCACGTCGTTGGTTTGTTCTCGATCGTCAGCGCAGTGCACTCATCTATTATTCGGACAAATCGGAGCGCAAGCCAAGAGGAGGCGCCTACTTTTCG ACCATTGATGAGGTGTATCTGGATCATTTGAATGCCTCGAAGAGCGGTCGACCGCATTGCACATTCATTGTGAAGACGAAGAAGCGCAGCTACAATCTACAGGCTGCATCCGATGCAGCGGCACGCATTTGGATTGATGCCATCATAACCGGAGCCCAGGGCAATTTGGACTATTGA